The following are encoded in a window of Castanea sativa cultivar Marrone di Chiusa Pesio chromosome 5, ASM4071231v1 genomic DNA:
- the LOC142633450 gene encoding cysteine-rich receptor-like protein kinase 10: MYSLVQCTLDLSSFDCNRCLQEAISNVSTCCSGKQGGRVMYPSCTIRYEVSPFYQIQAVAPPVPAPVPALGQPPIPLLLPPPPGKSGISWPIILAIVASISVLVLIALSYYFLRRRTKKKYNSVPDKNDATDITTIESLQFDLATIQATTNKFSEDNKLGGGGFGEVYKGILLNRQEIAVKRLSKSSGQGVEEFKNEILVVAKLQHRNLVRLLGFCLEGKEKLLIYEFVPNKSLDHFLFESDKKKILDWSRRYKIIEGIARGILYLHEDSQLRIIHRDLKANNILLDEDMNPKISDFGMARIFGVDQIEGKTKKIVGTYGYMSLEYAMHRQFSVKSDVYSFGVLVLEILSGNKISSLYQSETTTKDLLSYAWEHWSNGTALELLDPTLRDSYSRNEVNQCIHIALLCVQENPADRPTMANIILMLDSYSVTLKTTQQPAVFILSETEPTNPME; this comes from the exons ATGTACAGCCTTGTACAGTGCACTCTTGACCTATCCAGCTTTGATTGCAATAGGTGTCTTCAGGAAGCCATATCAAACGTGTCTACGTGTTGCAGTGGAAAGCAAGGGGGTAGAGTTATGTATCCTAGCTGTACCATTAGGTATGAGGTTTCTCCGTTTTATCAGATACAAGCCGTTGCTCCACCGGTACCAGCACCAGTACCAGCACTAGGACAACCACCTATACCATTgcttcttcctcctccaccAG GGAAAAGCGGAATCTCATGGCCAATAATTCTCGCCATTGTTGCTTCAATTTCTGTCTTGGTTCTAATTGCTTTGAGCTACTACTTCCTAAGAAGgagaacaaaaaagaagtaCAATTCTGTACCGGATAAAAATG ATGCCACTGACATTACAACTATAGAGTCTTTGCAATTTGATTTGGCTACAATCCAAGCTACCACAAACAAGTTCTCTGAGGATAACAAGCTGGGTGGAGGTGGATTTGGTGAGGTTTACAAG GGTATATTACTTAATAGACAAGAAATAGCAGTGAAGAGACTCTCAAAAAGTTCTGGACAAGGTGTAGAAGAATTTAAGAATGAGATTTTAGTAGTAGCCAAGCTTCAACACAGAAATCTAGTCAGGCTATTGGGATTTTGtttggaaggaaaagaaaagttgCTCATCTACGAGTTTGTGCCCAACAAAAGCCTTGATCATTTCCTATTTG AATCtgacaagaaaaaaatattggattgGTCAAGGCGTTACAAGATTATTGAAGGGATTGCTCGAGGAATCCTTTATCTTCACGAAGATTCTCAACTACGAATTATTCATCGCGACCTTAAAGCTAACAACATACTATTAGATGAGGATATGAATCCAAAAATATCAGATTTTGGCATGGCAAGGATTTTTGGGGTTGACCAAATTGAAGGAAAGACCAAGAAGATCGTTGGAACATA TGGTTATATGTCTCTAGAATATGCAATGCATAGACAATTCTCTGTAAAATCTGATGTCTATAGCTTTGGTGTCCTAGTACTAGAGATTTTAAGTGGTAATAAGATCAGTTCTCTCTATCAATCAGAGACTACTACTAAGGACCTCTTGAGCTAT GCTTGGGAACACTGGAGCAATGGAACAGCCTTGGAGTTGTTAGATCCAACTTTAAGAGATTCTTACTCAAGAAATGAAGTCAACCAATGTATCCATATTGCCTTACTTTGTGTTCAAGAAAATCCAGCCGACAGACCCACAATGGCAAATATAATTCTCATGCTTGACAGTTACTCTGTTACTCTAAAAACAACTCAACAACCGGCTGTTTTCATACTAAGTGAAACAGAGCCGACAAATCCAATGGAGTAA